In Calonectris borealis chromosome 20, bCalBor7.hap1.2, whole genome shotgun sequence, a genomic segment contains:
- the CCDC40 gene encoding coiled-coil domain-containing protein 40 isoform X2: MEEAPAAAAEGSGLEFGSAERDIIRVPSHLAMEAIETENGNDNEEEESVPLEDQEETCPPAERGSYGAAELFVGSAEEKSPETFSDKVELDSRPPELGDMEQPITDRGNPSHTSSRAPPQASALSVELSSCPESGNIGEPVSLYSESAFEQFGQLTSEHGDQRWEKEYQQRGAEEHEISGRSEETVEETELVVLDPEHPLMRRFQAALKNYLTKQMEKVNLELQELRTATKKGKVQREELGVILYGAQQQLAHLRMELEKSHDRRSQTAAVRRQLEEELEALRLTYKKMCQNTDDERKKVSAMQTQVENLALHLFYMQNMDQDMRHNILLMKQSTKKAEAEKVQAEVEKRKQDLLVDRLTRKVYELQEQIALFEAQFVAQAEDTKVTRQAVNEACMEVQAINMEKKRLMNHWNSSLAGMKQRDEAYIATQELLSKYRHDLKSLEMDIHGCRKSIRKEEEKNELLVTILSRSQNDANTTKKLIAQCLSRQEALKVESGTYTRVLHETEQALNRTKMDQAARLNELLSVSKDIEKGTDAKEQMENEIMAKLQEQMMSSKATKHFSQLAAKLHRRRTDLELHFSKVENDMAQVILNATHTNCRLTILQKTLCELDEEIKNIRDLISCRESEIAKCSLLTENKRRVISQYNKRLEMILSQQGGQELGPLEIEINKLTKQIEEYNSEVMTLQKYWLNLQKELVKLTDEREEQVASLDMLKKQITIMQQKKVRTENEIQQETKEQKDIERHMRNMSNDLIKLNVLINKNNNCFEELQYGNVITENEFVRSLKAAEKESVEMQEKHSQLTEEKDRLLNSLVEAEHQIMLWEKKIQLTREMRAAVDSEAGQGEIEAMRTEIHRMQVRYGRLMKQQEKMIRDMEASVSRREVIAIHGEGQNKTDKKRITKSDFHRKKQELRKKISETQKNAQDCNKTILELESTQASLSATFSEKQQELHGLQAESDRLHSDAECLRNRKRWNLLEIVAYQTRQKHLQALKEGKYTPLCRTEQAWRNEQQKLQDRLRTINAIVHQIQQEHPQHRRALQWLSQCLESRLGSQEG, translated from the exons ATGGAGGAGGCCCCCGCTGCCGCAGCAGAGGGTTCTGGGTTGGAATTCGGCTCCGCTGAGCGGGATATAATCAGAGTTCCGTCGCATCTTGCTATGGAG GCAATAGAGACAGAGAACGGGAACGACAATGAAGAGGAAGAGTCTGTTCCTCTGGAGGACCAAGAAGAGACATGTCCCCCAGCAGAAAGAGGAAGCTATGGAGCTGCAGAGCTGTTCGTTGGTTCTGCAGAA GAAAAATCTCCTGAGACTTTCTCGGACAAAGTGGAATTAGACAGTCGTCCTCCTGAATTGGGTGACATGGAGCAGCCAATAACAGACAGAGGAAACCCTTCCCATACATCTTCAAGAGCTCCTCCGCAGGCATCTGCATTGTCGGTGGAGTTGAGCAGCTGCCCAGAGTCAG gTAACATTGGAGAACCCGTTTCTCTCTATTCAGAGTCTGCCTTTGAGCAATTCGGTCAGCTTACTAGTGAGCATGGTGACCAAAGGTGGGAAAAGGAATACCAGCAGCGTGGAGCTGAGGAACATGAAATAAGCGGAAGAAGTGAAGAAACCGTAGAAGAAACAGAACTGGTTGTTTTGGATCCAGAGCAT CCTCTGATGAGAAGATTCCAGGCTGCCCTGAAGAATTACCTTACTAAGCAGATGGAAAAAGTGAACCTAGAGCTTCAGGAACTG AGGACAGCAACAAAGAAGGGCAAAGTACAGAGAGAAGAGCTTGGGGTGATTCTCTACGgagcgcagcagcagctggcccATCTACGGATGGAACTGGAGAAGAGCCATGACCGCCGCTCTCAGACGGCCGCAGTGCGTCGGCAGCTAGAAGAGGAACTGGAGGCCCTCAGGCTTACTTACAAGAAAATGTGTCAGAACACAGATGATGAACGCAAGAAAG TTTCTGCAATGCAGACCCAGGTTGAAAACCTGGCCTTGCATCTCTTCTACATGCAGAATATGGACCAGGATATGCGTCATAATATTTTACTAATGAAACAGTCGACAAAGAAGGCTGAGGCAGAGAAGGTCCAGGCTGaggtggaaaagagaaaacag GATCTTCTAGTAGACCGCTTAACAAGAAAAGTCTATGAACTACAAGAACAGATTGCTCTGTTTGAAGCTCAGTTTGTGGCCCAGGCAGAGGACACAAAAGTAACTCGGCAAGCAGTAAATGAG GCTTGCATGGAGGTACAGGCTATTAACATGGAGAAAAAGCGATTGATGAATCACTGGAATAGCAGCTTGGCTGGAATGAAGCAAAGAGATGAGGCCTATATTGCCACACAAGAGTTGCTGAG CAAGTACAGACATGACCTCAAGTCCCTAGAAATGGACATCCATGGCTGTAGAAAGTCgatcaggaaggaggaggagaagaatgaGTTGCTTGTCACCATCCTGAGCCGTTCACAGAATGATGCCAACACGACAAAGAAACTGATTGCCCAGTGCCTTTCAAGACAGGAGGCCCTGAAGGTCGAATCTGGCACCTATACTCGCGTTCTCCATGAGACAGAGCAGGCCCTCAATAGGACCAAGATG GATCAAGCTGCTCGTCTGAATGAGTTGCTGTCCGTCAGTAAGGATATAGAGAAAGGGACAGATGCCAAAGAGCAGATGGAGAATGAAATCATGGCAAAGCTTCAGGAACAGATGATGTCCAGCAAAGCCACAAAGCACTTCTCCCAGCTGGCTGCAAAACTTCATAGGAGAAGAACAGATCTG GAGCTGCATTTTTCTAAGGTTGAGAATGATATGGCCCAGGTTATTCTGAATGCAACTCATACCAACTGCAGGCTGACAATTCTCCAAAAAACACTTTGTGAGCTGGacgaggaaataaaaaatatccgTGACCTGATCAGCTGCAGGGAAAGTGAGATTGCAAAGTGCAGTCTCCTGACTGAGAACAAGCGAAGGGTCATCAGCCAGTACAACAAGAGGCTGGAGATGATTCTTTCTCAGCAGGGG GGGCAAGAATTGGGACCATTGGAAATTGAGATCAACAAGCTGACCAAGCAGATAGAAGAATATAATTCTGAAGTGATGACACTACAGAAGTACTGGCTCAATCTGCAGAAAGAGCTGGTGAAGTTAACAGACGAACGGGAGGAACAAGTAGCCTCCTTGGATATGTTAAAGAAACAGATCACAATAATGCAGCAGAAGAAAGTACGCACTGAAA ATGAAATTCAGCaggaaacaaaagaacagaaagacaTTGAACGTCACATGAGGAACATGTCAAATGACTTGATAAAGTTGAATGTGTTGATCAACAAGAACAACAATTGTTTCGAGGAGCTGCAGTATGGCAATGTTATCACAGAGAACGAGTTTGTACGGTCTCTCAAG GCAGCAGAAAAAGAATCAGTTGAGATGCAGGAGAAGCACAGTCAATTGACTGAGGAGAAGGACAGACTCCTAAACAGCCTGGTGGAAGCAGA GCATCAAATCATGCTATGGGAGAAAAAGATCCAGCTGACAAGAGAGATGCGTGCAGCGGTGGATTCTGAGGCAGGACAAGGTGAAATCGAAGCCATGAGAACAGAGATTCATAGGATGCAA GTCCGCTATGGCAGGCTGATGAAGCAGCAGGAGAAGATGATTCGTGATATGGAGGCATCTGTTTCTCGTAGAGAGGTGATAGCGATTCATGGAGAGGGTCAGAACAAAACAGATAAGAAACGTATCACCAAGAGTGACTTCCACCGCAAGAAACAGGAGCTGAGAAAGAAGATCAGTGAAACCCAGAAG AACGCTCAAGACTGCAACAAAACCATCCTGGAGCTGGAGAGCACCCAAGCGTCCCTTAGTGCCACCTTCTCGGAAAAGCAGCAAGAGTTGCACGGACTGCAGGCTGAGTCCGATCGCCTCCATTCAGATGCAGAATGTCTTCGGAACAGGAAACGATGG AACCTTTTGGAGATTGTGGCCTACCAGACGCGCCAGAAGCATCTGCAGGCGCTGAAGGAAGGGAAGTACACTCCCCTCTGCCGCACCGAACAAGCCTGGAGAAACGAGCAGCAGAAACTGCAGGACCGGCTCCGCACCATTAACGCCATTGTCCACCAGATCCAGCAAGAACATCCCCAGCACCGAAGGGCTCTCCAGTGGCTCAGTCAGTGCCTGGAATCCAGGCTGGGCTCGCAGGAAGGCTGA
- the CCDC40 gene encoding coiled-coil domain-containing protein 40 isoform X1, giving the protein MEEAPAAAAEGSGLEFGSAERDIIRVPSHLAMEAIETENGNDNEEEESVPLEDQEETCPPAERGSYGAAELFVGSAEEKSPETFSDKVELDSRPPELGDMEQPITDRGNPSHTSSRAPPQASALSVELSSCPESESAFEQFGQLTSEHGDQRWEKEYQQRGAEEHEISGRSEETVEETELVVLDPEHPLMRRFQAALKNYLTKQMEKVNLELQELRTATKKGKVQREELGVILYGAQQQLAHLRMELEKSHDRRSQTAAVRRQLEEELEALRLTYKKMCQNTDDERKKVSAMQTQVENLALHLFYMQNMDQDMRHNILLMKQSTKKAEAEKVQAEVEKRKQDLLVDRLTRKVYELQEQIALFEAQFVAQAEDTKVTRQAVNEACMEVQAINMEKKRLMNHWNSSLAGMKQRDEAYIATQELLSKYRHDLKSLEMDIHGCRKSIRKEEEKNELLVTILSRSQNDANTTKKLIAQCLSRQEALKVESGTYTRVLHETEQALNRTKMDQAARLNELLSVSKDIEKGTDAKEQMENEIMAKLQEQMMSSKATKHFSQLAAKLHRRRTDLELHFSKVENDMAQVILNATHTNCRLTILQKTLCELDEEIKNIRDLISCRESEIAKCSLLTENKRRVISQYNKRLEMILSQQGGQELGPLEIEINKLTKQIEEYNSEVMTLQKYWLNLQKELVKLTDEREEQVASLDMLKKQITIMQQKKVRTENEIQQETKEQKDIERHMRNMSNDLIKLNVLINKNNNCFEELQYGNVITENEFVRSLKAAEKESVEMQEKHSQLTEEKDRLLNSLVEAEHQIMLWEKKIQLTREMRAAVDSEAGQGEIEAMRTEIHRMQVRYGRLMKQQEKMIRDMEASVSRREVIAIHGEGQNKTDKKRITKSDFHRKKQELRKKISETQKNAQDCNKTILELESTQASLSATFSEKQQELHGLQAESDRLHSDAECLRNRKRWNLLEIVAYQTRQKHLQALKEGKYTPLCRTEQAWRNEQQKLQDRLRTINAIVHQIQQEHPQHRRALQWLSQCLESRLGSQEG; this is encoded by the exons ATGGAGGAGGCCCCCGCTGCCGCAGCAGAGGGTTCTGGGTTGGAATTCGGCTCCGCTGAGCGGGATATAATCAGAGTTCCGTCGCATCTTGCTATGGAG GCAATAGAGACAGAGAACGGGAACGACAATGAAGAGGAAGAGTCTGTTCCTCTGGAGGACCAAGAAGAGACATGTCCCCCAGCAGAAAGAGGAAGCTATGGAGCTGCAGAGCTGTTCGTTGGTTCTGCAGAA GAAAAATCTCCTGAGACTTTCTCGGACAAAGTGGAATTAGACAGTCGTCCTCCTGAATTGGGTGACATGGAGCAGCCAATAACAGACAGAGGAAACCCTTCCCATACATCTTCAAGAGCTCCTCCGCAGGCATCTGCATTGTCGGTGGAGTTGAGCAGCTGCCCAGAGTCAG AGTCTGCCTTTGAGCAATTCGGTCAGCTTACTAGTGAGCATGGTGACCAAAGGTGGGAAAAGGAATACCAGCAGCGTGGAGCTGAGGAACATGAAATAAGCGGAAGAAGTGAAGAAACCGTAGAAGAAACAGAACTGGTTGTTTTGGATCCAGAGCAT CCTCTGATGAGAAGATTCCAGGCTGCCCTGAAGAATTACCTTACTAAGCAGATGGAAAAAGTGAACCTAGAGCTTCAGGAACTG AGGACAGCAACAAAGAAGGGCAAAGTACAGAGAGAAGAGCTTGGGGTGATTCTCTACGgagcgcagcagcagctggcccATCTACGGATGGAACTGGAGAAGAGCCATGACCGCCGCTCTCAGACGGCCGCAGTGCGTCGGCAGCTAGAAGAGGAACTGGAGGCCCTCAGGCTTACTTACAAGAAAATGTGTCAGAACACAGATGATGAACGCAAGAAAG TTTCTGCAATGCAGACCCAGGTTGAAAACCTGGCCTTGCATCTCTTCTACATGCAGAATATGGACCAGGATATGCGTCATAATATTTTACTAATGAAACAGTCGACAAAGAAGGCTGAGGCAGAGAAGGTCCAGGCTGaggtggaaaagagaaaacag GATCTTCTAGTAGACCGCTTAACAAGAAAAGTCTATGAACTACAAGAACAGATTGCTCTGTTTGAAGCTCAGTTTGTGGCCCAGGCAGAGGACACAAAAGTAACTCGGCAAGCAGTAAATGAG GCTTGCATGGAGGTACAGGCTATTAACATGGAGAAAAAGCGATTGATGAATCACTGGAATAGCAGCTTGGCTGGAATGAAGCAAAGAGATGAGGCCTATATTGCCACACAAGAGTTGCTGAG CAAGTACAGACATGACCTCAAGTCCCTAGAAATGGACATCCATGGCTGTAGAAAGTCgatcaggaaggaggaggagaagaatgaGTTGCTTGTCACCATCCTGAGCCGTTCACAGAATGATGCCAACACGACAAAGAAACTGATTGCCCAGTGCCTTTCAAGACAGGAGGCCCTGAAGGTCGAATCTGGCACCTATACTCGCGTTCTCCATGAGACAGAGCAGGCCCTCAATAGGACCAAGATG GATCAAGCTGCTCGTCTGAATGAGTTGCTGTCCGTCAGTAAGGATATAGAGAAAGGGACAGATGCCAAAGAGCAGATGGAGAATGAAATCATGGCAAAGCTTCAGGAACAGATGATGTCCAGCAAAGCCACAAAGCACTTCTCCCAGCTGGCTGCAAAACTTCATAGGAGAAGAACAGATCTG GAGCTGCATTTTTCTAAGGTTGAGAATGATATGGCCCAGGTTATTCTGAATGCAACTCATACCAACTGCAGGCTGACAATTCTCCAAAAAACACTTTGTGAGCTGGacgaggaaataaaaaatatccgTGACCTGATCAGCTGCAGGGAAAGTGAGATTGCAAAGTGCAGTCTCCTGACTGAGAACAAGCGAAGGGTCATCAGCCAGTACAACAAGAGGCTGGAGATGATTCTTTCTCAGCAGGGG GGGCAAGAATTGGGACCATTGGAAATTGAGATCAACAAGCTGACCAAGCAGATAGAAGAATATAATTCTGAAGTGATGACACTACAGAAGTACTGGCTCAATCTGCAGAAAGAGCTGGTGAAGTTAACAGACGAACGGGAGGAACAAGTAGCCTCCTTGGATATGTTAAAGAAACAGATCACAATAATGCAGCAGAAGAAAGTACGCACTGAAA ATGAAATTCAGCaggaaacaaaagaacagaaagacaTTGAACGTCACATGAGGAACATGTCAAATGACTTGATAAAGTTGAATGTGTTGATCAACAAGAACAACAATTGTTTCGAGGAGCTGCAGTATGGCAATGTTATCACAGAGAACGAGTTTGTACGGTCTCTCAAG GCAGCAGAAAAAGAATCAGTTGAGATGCAGGAGAAGCACAGTCAATTGACTGAGGAGAAGGACAGACTCCTAAACAGCCTGGTGGAAGCAGA GCATCAAATCATGCTATGGGAGAAAAAGATCCAGCTGACAAGAGAGATGCGTGCAGCGGTGGATTCTGAGGCAGGACAAGGTGAAATCGAAGCCATGAGAACAGAGATTCATAGGATGCAA GTCCGCTATGGCAGGCTGATGAAGCAGCAGGAGAAGATGATTCGTGATATGGAGGCATCTGTTTCTCGTAGAGAGGTGATAGCGATTCATGGAGAGGGTCAGAACAAAACAGATAAGAAACGTATCACCAAGAGTGACTTCCACCGCAAGAAACAGGAGCTGAGAAAGAAGATCAGTGAAACCCAGAAG AACGCTCAAGACTGCAACAAAACCATCCTGGAGCTGGAGAGCACCCAAGCGTCCCTTAGTGCCACCTTCTCGGAAAAGCAGCAAGAGTTGCACGGACTGCAGGCTGAGTCCGATCGCCTCCATTCAGATGCAGAATGTCTTCGGAACAGGAAACGATGG AACCTTTTGGAGATTGTGGCCTACCAGACGCGCCAGAAGCATCTGCAGGCGCTGAAGGAAGGGAAGTACACTCCCCTCTGCCGCACCGAACAAGCCTGGAGAAACGAGCAGCAGAAACTGCAGGACCGGCTCCGCACCATTAACGCCATTGTCCACCAGATCCAGCAAGAACATCCCCAGCACCGAAGGGCTCTCCAGTGGCTCAGTCAGTGCCTGGAATCCAGGCTGGGCTCGCAGGAAGGCTGA